A stretch of the Clostridium botulinum genome encodes the following:
- a CDS encoding DUF1934 domain-containing protein — MEKKDAIISIKSEQASIEDGTVEVVTKGKLYKKNDLYYAIYEETEISGMKGTTTTIKIGKDKFSLLRMGTTNAKITFEANNKDLSLYNTPYGVLELTVNTKKVTINIDESGGKISSEYDMVLSGQKPINTVLNIEIKAL, encoded by the coding sequence ATGGAGAAAAAGGATGCAATTATATCTATAAAAAGTGAGCAAGCCTCAATTGAAGATGGAACTGTAGAGGTTGTTACTAAAGGAAAGCTATATAAGAAGAATGATCTATATTATGCTATTTATGAAGAAACTGAAATATCGGGCATGAAAGGTACTACAACTACCATCAAAATAGGAAAAGATAAATTTAGTCTTTTAAGAATGGGAACAACTAATGCAAAGATAACTTTTGAAGCTAATAATAAGGACTTATCATTATACAATACACCTTATGGAGTTTTAGAACTTACTGTAAATACAAAAAAAGTTACTATAAATATAGATGAAAGCGGCGGAAAAATTTCATCAGAGTATGATATGGTTTTAAGTGGACAAAAACCTATTAATACTGTCTTGAATATAGAAATAAAAGCTTTATAA
- a CDS encoding D-alanine--D-alanine ligase family protein codes for MKKKVGILFGGQSTEHEVSRVSASSVLKNIDLSKYDIYPIGITKDGKWFEYTGSVDKIESGEWEKDEFYKNPNGQEILFNREVDVVFPVMHGLYGEDGTIQGLCKLLNIPCVGPGVMSSAVCMDKVYTKYVLENFGIKQADYVVVTAHDYKTIKEDILTKIENKLGYDVFIKPSNSGSSVGISKAHNREELAKGLSEALKFDRKILVETALNAREIEVAVLGNDEPKAATPGEIVPANEFYDYEAKYSNAESKLLLPANLSEEKLEKVKELAVKIYKMLDCAGMSRVDFLVDKETEEVYLNEINTIPGFTKISMYPKMWQAEGKSYGNLISEIIELAIERDNK; via the coding sequence ATGAAAAAAAAGGTAGGTATTCTTTTTGGTGGACAATCTACAGAGCATGAAGTTTCACGTGTTTCTGCATCTTCAGTTTTAAAAAATATTGATTTAAGTAAATATGATATATATCCAATAGGGATAACAAAAGACGGAAAATGGTTTGAATATACAGGTTCGGTTGATAAGATAGAATCAGGAGAATGGGAAAAAGATGAGTTTTATAAGAATCCAAATGGACAAGAAATATTATTTAATAGGGAAGTAGATGTTGTGTTCCCAGTTATGCATGGATTATATGGTGAAGATGGTACAATTCAAGGATTGTGCAAACTTTTAAATATACCATGTGTGGGACCTGGAGTTATGTCTTCGGCAGTGTGCATGGACAAGGTATATACAAAATATGTTTTAGAGAATTTTGGGATAAAACAAGCTGATTATGTAGTTGTAACGGCTCATGATTATAAAACAATAAAAGAGGATATACTAACTAAAATAGAAAATAAATTAGGATATGATGTATTTATAAAACCTTCAAATAGTGGTTCTTCTGTTGGAATAAGTAAAGCTCATAATAGAGAAGAATTAGCAAAGGGACTTTCAGAGGCATTAAAATTTGATAGGAAAATTTTAGTTGAAACTGCTCTTAATGCAAGAGAAATTGAAGTTGCAGTACTAGGAAATGATGAGCCTAAAGCAGCAACTCCAGGAGAAATAGTTCCAGCTAATGAATTTTATGATTATGAAGCAAAATATTCAAATGCAGAATCAAAATTATTACTTCCAGCAAACTTAAGTGAAGAAAAACTTGAAAAAGTTAAAGAATTAGCTGTTAAAATATACAAAATGTTAGATTGTGCAGGTATGTCTAGAGTAGATTTTCTTGTAGACAAAGAAACAGAAGAAGTATATTTAAATGAGATAAATACAATACCAGGATTTACGAAAATAAGCATGTACCCTAAAATGTGGCAAGCAGAAGGGAAATCATATGGAAATTTAATAAGTGAAATTATAGAACTTGCTATAGAAAGAGATAATAAATAA
- a CDS encoding DUF814 domain-containing protein: protein MTKALALISGGLDSILAAKLIKDQGIEVIGICFKSYFFGPDNAKKMTKQIDIPLEVVDFSKEHFDMTKDPKHGHGKNMNPCIDCHAMMMRYAGELLEKFNADFIITGEVLNQRPMSQNKSSLNVVKKESGFGDKILRPLCAKVLPPTEMELNGLVDREKLMGITGRGRKVQMELAEKWGIKDYPSPAGGCKLTEPNFSIRLRELVEHKEEISEEDIELLRFGRHFRVSKDAKIISTRTGAEAKEIKKYITENDIAFLVKDFGGSMVIIVGNPTQEDIEFAAKVAGRYSKGKDEEKLKVIYGNYSKPYDCSIEVKPATDDELKEYMIG from the coding sequence ATGACAAAAGCGTTAGCACTTATATCAGGAGGATTAGATAGTATTTTAGCTGCAAAATTAATTAAAGATCAAGGTATAGAAGTTATAGGAATATGTTTTAAATCTTACTTCTTTGGACCTGATAATGCTAAAAAAATGACTAAACAAATAGATATACCTTTAGAAGTTGTTGATTTTTCTAAAGAACATTTTGATATGACGAAGGATCCTAAACACGGGCATGGTAAAAATATGAATCCATGTATAGATTGTCATGCTATGATGATGAGATATGCAGGAGAACTTCTAGAAAAATTTAATGCTGATTTTATTATAACTGGAGAAGTTTTAAATCAAAGGCCAATGTCACAAAATAAATCTTCATTAAATGTGGTAAAAAAAGAATCGGGTTTTGGAGATAAAATATTAAGACCTCTATGTGCAAAAGTGTTACCACCTACAGAAATGGAGCTTAATGGACTTGTTGATAGAGAAAAGCTTATGGGTATAACAGGAAGAGGAAGAAAGGTTCAGATGGAGCTTGCAGAAAAATGGGGAATAAAAGACTATCCATCTCCAGCAGGCGGATGTAAATTAACAGAACCTAATTTCTCCATAAGACTTAGGGAACTTGTAGAGCATAAAGAAGAAATATCTGAAGAAGATATTGAATTATTGAGATTTGGAAGACACTTTAGAGTTTCAAAAGATGCTAAAATAATATCTACTAGAACTGGAGCAGAAGCTAAGGAAATTAAAAAATATATTACAGAAAATGATATAGCATTTTTAGTTAAAGATTTTGGTGGTTCTATGGTTATAATTGTAGGAAATCCTACACAAGAAGATATAGAATTTGCTGCAAAGGTAGCTGGAAGATATTCGAAGGGAAAAGATGAAGAAAAATTAAAAGTTATATATGGTAATTATTCTAAGCCATATGATTGTTCAATTGAAGTTAAACCTGCAACGGATGATGAATTAAAGGAATATATGATAGGCTAA
- the ypeB gene encoding germination protein YpeB — protein sequence MNKKRVVYTIIVSFIVVFSTTFAILMTLERKDYKNYLQGEYSKSMYQLIDSVKNLKSNLAKSAIVNSKEGNIITFGNISKYADIANDKIHSIPVAEQYVDGTSKFLAQVGDFAHTLSRNAFEDKALGEADYKKIESLKDQADYLLIQLNEVQREINKGKVKWGDIRRKANSRLGRSSEKLASDQFKEIQSQVVQYPTLIYDGPFSENNLNIKPRILSSKEIKEEDAKNIIKNMIGENKIKNITRKGDPKSRIPAFSFGVSLKEREEGEGLVCEVSKNGGRIIYLIDNRNITTSSINVKKAEQIGKEFLRKIGYDNMNSTYTQKFNNTLVVSYVYSKDDINIYPDQIKLKIALDTGEIVGIESEKYLVSHIEKREIPKPKVSKEIASSRIGKNLKVSSSKLAIVPTESNKEVLCYEFIGTYKDDKFIVYINAENGYEQKILQLIKTQNGELAI from the coding sequence ATGAATAAAAAGAGAGTTGTATATACTATAATAGTATCCTTTATAGTAGTTTTTTCTACTACATTTGCCATTTTAATGACTCTTGAAAGAAAAGATTATAAAAATTATCTTCAAGGAGAGTATTCAAAAAGTATGTATCAATTAATTGATTCTGTTAAAAATTTAAAAAGTAATCTTGCAAAATCTGCTATTGTAAATTCTAAAGAAGGAAATATTATTACTTTTGGAAATATATCAAAATATGCAGATATAGCCAATGATAAAATACATTCTATTCCGGTAGCAGAACAATATGTTGATGGAACTAGTAAATTTCTAGCGCAAGTAGGGGATTTTGCTCATACATTAAGTAGAAATGCTTTTGAAGATAAAGCCCTTGGAGAAGCAGACTATAAAAAGATAGAGAGTTTAAAAGATCAAGCTGATTATTTACTTATACAATTAAATGAGGTTCAAAGAGAAATAAATAAAGGTAAGGTAAAGTGGGGAGACATAAGAAGAAAAGCTAATTCTAGATTAGGAAGAAGTTCTGAAAAATTGGCATCAGATCAATTTAAAGAAATACAAAGTCAGGTAGTTCAGTATCCTACATTAATATATGATGGACCGTTTTCAGAGAATAATTTAAATATAAAACCGAGAATTCTTAGTTCTAAAGAAATTAAGGAAGAAGATGCAAAAAACATTATTAAAAATATGATAGGTGAAAATAAAATAAAAAATATAACTAGAAAAGGAGATCCTAAATCTAGAATACCTGCTTTTAGCTTTGGTGTATCATTAAAAGAAAGAGAAGAAGGAGAAGGATTAGTATGTGAAGTGAGTAAAAATGGTGGAAGAATTATTTACTTAATAGATAATAGAAATATAACAACTTCTAGTATAAATGTAAAAAAAGCAGAACAAATAGGTAAGGAATTTTTGCGAAAAATAGGATATGATAATATGAACTCTACTTATACACAAAAGTTTAATAATACATTGGTGGTAAGTTATGTATACAGTAAAGATGACATAAATATATATCCAGATCAGATAAAATTAAAAATAGCATTAGATACTGGAGAAATAGTTGGAATAGAATCAGAAAAATATTTAGTATCTCATATAGAAAAAAGAGAAATTCCAAAACCTAAAGTTTCAAAAGAAATTGCTAGTAGTAGAATTGGAAAGAATCTTAAGGTAAGTTCTTCAAAACTTGCTATAGTTCCTACAGAATCTAATAAAGAAGTACTTTGCTATGAATTTATAGGAACGTATAAAGATGATAAGTTCATTGTGTATATAAATGCTGAAAATGGGTATGAACAAAAAATACTTCAACTTATAAAGACTCAAAATGGAGAGCTTGCAATATAA